The Ipomoea triloba cultivar NCNSP0323 chromosome 13, ASM357664v1 genomic interval AGGTGACAGACTGCAGATCGATCAGATTAATTCCTTTAATCACAATcgctctcttttttttttttttttttgacaaccaAACCGCACGCCCCTTCAAATACTAAGGTGACAGACTGCAGATCGATCAGATTAATTCCTTTAATCACAATcgctctcttttttttttttttttttgacaaccaAACCGCACGCCCCTTCAAATACTAAGGTGACAGACTGCAGATCGATCAGATTAATTCCTTTAATCACAATCGctctcgtttttttttttttttttgagtactattgactctgttacaatgtagtatctgttcatcgcTCTCGTTTTCTTTAATCTCAACGCTACTTCTTATCAGGTGAACTGGGACTTCTCGTTTGCTTCGATCTGGAACACGGTGGTATGGATCATGCTTCTGAACTTCTTCGCTAAGATCATAAATGCAACCGCGCAGAACTATCTCAAGAAACAGCAGGAGCGGGATTTTGGTGCTGTGAAGGGCAAGTCGTCAATGCACAGCAGACTCGAATGAATCTTACGAATCGTAGTGTCTTTTGCGTTTTTTCGCTTCATCTCGTGCTAGGTTACTGAACAATTACTTACACAATTATTCACCATTGAACCCTGTGAGGGACCACCCAAAAGGCCAAAACTTGTATAGGATAGAGTACAGAAGAAATTACAGGCAGGCTTATATGAGGTATGGAGGGAGTATCACCAGCATTCTTTTTGAGTGGCCAATTCAGTGCCATTGTTGAAAACCTGCTCATTATTAGCAAATACATGTGTTATATTTGGCTTTGTAATTGACTTTCCACAGTTTGGAAgtgaaaatttcatttttttcccctttggTTTTAGAGCATCATCAAGACTAGAATAGAAACTTGGTTATATTTAGGCGTGTTATGATTTTGGTTATCTTGTTCGATTAACTGAATTTTTTATCATGCGTGCCCGCACAAAAATATCATGAGAGACTAATATTGTTGAAGAAAGACTGATACTATTGATAAAGAAATCATgactaatgctagcaaagaTAAAGAAAAGACTAATGCTGGCAAAGAGTTGATCAAGTTAAGCTTGCATGACCATCTTTCTTTGGTGGTTCACTTCTCTCCATAATCCGGGCCCTTCTTTTGTCATGTTTCTgttttatattactttttccTATGTGAAAGTCTCCAACATATGATGATGCtctaagagcatccatatcagAAGTTCTTTTTGGAGTTTATGTCAGATTAAATGCCACATGGAGTatagagaaaataagagagagaaaggtataatattttattattatatttttaaatcagattttttttttcctctcctctcattttctctttcctatgtaatttttactttatatagaaaaaaaattctttggtCTTTTAAgtagtacggagtaatatttttaaattaggtgcataaatatgtaatttgtatcacatttggtttTGCAACCTAATTTTCTGGCCAAGTTTTCTATCAATTACTAATGTtgctgaggctcgaacccactcccatcatccatgtgggggtgttaaccgggacacgggtgctgcttgaccacaaggtctttggcaaaactaactgatacaaattacaaaatcatACACTTAAAATACTAATAGTTAAGGAccaaatatgatacaaattatagtcatactatatataaatgaattttTAACATTCATGtttcaaacacaaaaaatataatgttggaaGGGATTGGTTTTTGGTTGAAGGCATGCATTTTTCTAGTACGAATATAGTATAATCAACATGAAAATTGATGAAACTTGCATTGATTCAAAGGCAATTACAAtgataaagctttttttttctttttcttttgagcAAATTACAATGATAAGCTAAGGGAccaagttttatttattttttttaatgctccGCCCAAATTGAATATTGCTCATAGCTAGGATGAACAATAACAATCTCATTATTGTAAGCATAGAAATGAAAGATGACCGGCAACAACGCATGCATGCATCCAAGCTATGTCCATGGCCGATCTCTGCTTTTAATCTCTTCTTCAATCCTTCAAGCTAAGCCATTTCATAGCTCCTAACATCGCTCCTAAAGAACTTCCGCCACACGGGGTGTTGCTTCCACACTTTCTCCACCATTAGATCTATGGGCACACCTTTGGTCTCGGGCAAGAAGAAGAGCACAAACAGTCCCATTGCTACTATCCAcgcggagaagaagaagaagatgtaaGCTTGCATCCCGCACATCATTGACAAGAAGGCTTGCGCGATGATGAAGGTGCAGAGCATGTTGGTGCTAACCGCGAATGCGAATCCTGCTGTTCTGGTTTCCAGCGGAAAGATTTCGCTGGGGATTAGCCAACATAGAGGCCCCCATGACCAGGCGAAGGCCATCACGTATAGGCAGACTAGAATCACCACCACGGTTGACAGGGTCTTGTCTAGGGATCCCGTGGCTTTTAAGTTGGTGACTAGGATTACGCCAATTGCCACCTGAATATAAAGAATtagataaatatgtaatttcGTCCTAGGCTTATAAAATGTTTGGACAGAtcctaataatatttttaaacctGGGAAATGCACATCTGAATGCAGCCTTGGAGGAGGAGCTTTCGCCGCCCCAATTTGTCGACCGTGTAGATGGAGACGAAGGTGGCCAGGACGTTGACTAGGCCGGTGATGATGGAGGAGAGGAGGGACCCGTTGGCCTTGAACCCCATGGTTTGGAACAGAACCGGCGCGTAGAACATAATCGCGTTGATTCCGGTGAACTGCTGGAAAACTTGAAGGACGACGGCGATGATGAGTTGGGGCTGCCCGGATTTCTTCATCAGCTTCTTTAACGGCTTCTTCACCTGCGCCGCCGCCTCGCATCCTGCCACGATCGTCTCGAACTCTGGCTCTACATTGTCCACTCCCCTGATCTTCTTCAGCGCCGCCCTCCCCTGATCCACCTTCCCCCTCTCCACCAAACTCGCCGGCGTCTCGCTGATCACCAAGCTCCCCAGCCCCAACATCACCGCCGGAATGGCCGCCACCCCGAGGGATACCCTCCACCCGTGGGGATGCATCTCCGACGTAACGTAGTTCACAATATTGGCAATGAATATCCCAACTGTGATCATCAGCTGGAACAGAATGTTCACCGCTCCTCTGTGCTGCACCGGCGCCACCTCCGTCAAAAATAACGGCACCGTCTGCAACAAAGATCAAGGCCAGTTCTGAGGACCatccatatatattaataaataatattataattataatacagACCTCATTTCCGAAGCCTACACCAATACCAAAGAAGATGCGACCCAAGATGAGAATCCATTTATGTTCAGCAAAAGCGCTGAGAGCGGCGCCGATGACGAAGAGGACGGAGGCCATGAGAATGGTGGGGCGGCGGCCGAGCAAGTTACAAGCCTTGGATGCGCCGAAGCTGGCTACAAGCGCCGCCATGTACAGCGAAGAAGTGAAGAGCTGAAGCATCTGATTGTCAAACTTACAATAGTTGTTCTCTactgctttcttcttctttgcaTACACAGCCGGAAAGAATTTTATCAAGAAATCATCCATCCCACTCACTCCACCTTcacattaaaattcaaattaaataattataacattatttattaatacatataaaattaaattaaaaaataattattacctGAAATCCCGATatcataaccaaacatcaaaccaCCAAAAGCAGCCAGGATCCAGCAAGCCAGAACATAGGCTGTGATTTTCGATTCAAAAACCTCATTGCCAGCAGTAgctgtcatttttttttcctcaaattctcaaaacaaacaatatttatttttcttcaaaatgaaaaataatggataaaataCAATCTTAATTTTTTCTGGGTAGTGTTGTTGGTTGGAGAAActccaatttatttattttttttccagaatatgggatgtatttttttttctctaggATGTACTCAGAAAATTATGAGAGTTCTACTGTGTATCCATGTATTTATATTTAGGTTTCTACTATAATTTAGCCAAA includes:
- the LOC116002989 gene encoding sugar transport protein 6-like — translated: MTATAGNEVFESKITAYVLACWILAAFGGLMFGYDIGISGGVSGMDDFLIKFFPAVYAKKKKAVENNYCKFDNQMLQLFTSSLYMAALVASFGASKACNLLGRRPTILMASVLFVIGAALSAFAEHKWILILGRIFFGIGVGFGNETVPLFLTEVAPVQHRGAVNILFQLMITVGIFIANIVNYVTSEMHPHGWRVSLGVAAIPAVMLGLGSLVISETPASLVERGKVDQGRAALKKIRGVDNVEPEFETIVAGCEAAAQVKKPLKKLMKKSGQPQLIIAVVLQVFQQFTGINAIMFYAPVLFQTMGFKANGSLLSSIITGLVNVLATFVSIYTVDKLGRRKLLLQGCIQMCISQVAIGVILVTNLKATGSLDKTLSTVVVILVCLYVMAFAWSWGPLCWLIPSEIFPLETRTAGFAFAVSTNMLCTFIIAQAFLSMMCGMQAYIFFFFSAWIVAMGLFVLFFLPETKGVPIDLMVEKVWKQHPVWRKFFRSDVRSYEMA